Part of the Pedobacter roseus genome is shown below.
ATTAGGCCAAAAGTGATAGCTCAAACATTTCCAAATCGTATCCGTTAAACCAAAGAAGTCAAGTTTTAATGGTAATTTGCATATTCAAACTTGACTTCTTTAATCCTTACAATTAAAAATTAAATTTTCACACCAATTTTTAGGATATTTGCAACCCCGCACTTATTTTATTAAATAATTGTTGGATATTACAATACCATATACTTTATTAAATTTTGAAAAACGACATCAACATAAAGAATAAAAGAGCTTATTTCGACTACAATCTTTTAGATAAATACGTAGCCGGCATTGCCCTTTTAGGAACTGAAATTAAAGCTATCAGACAAGGTAAAGCCAACATGACAGATGCATTCTGCATGTTTATTGGTGGCAACCTGTATGTTCGCAATCTCCATGTTTCGGAATATAGTCACAGTTCTTTTTATCACCACGATATTAAGCGTGACCGTGCATTACTGCTACAGAAAAAAGAAATCAGGAAATTAAAGCTTAAAGGCGAAGAAAAAGGTTATACAATAGTCCCTTTACGCATTTTTATTAACGAAAGAGGTTTCGCCAAAATGGAAATCGCTTTAGCACAGGGTAAAAAAGAATTCGACAAACGCGACAGCATTAAGGATAGGGATACGAAACGTGAGCTGGATAGAGCGATGAAAAGATAATTTAGTTTGGAGTTGGGGGTTTAGAGTTGGGAGGTACTTAACATTAAGTTGGAATTCACCTCAAAACTCCAATCTCCAAACTCCCAACTAACCTCACCACGCTTGATCGCCCACTAAAGGCACAAACCTAAACGTATCCAACACAATTTTTTCGTAGTCCGTTTCACTTACGCGGATCACTGTAACCATTTTCTGGGTTTTTTCATCGCCTACCGGTATAACCAGAATACCACCTATTTTTAACTGTTTCAGTAAAATTTCGGGTACCAAGGGTGCGCCTGCGGTTACAATAATTTTATCGTAAGGTGCATGCTGAGCAATTCCCTTTGAACCATCGCCACAATAAAAAGTTGGCCTATAGCCCATTCCAGGCAAAATCTGAATGGTTCTGTTATAAATATTTTCTTGTCTTTCTATCGTAAAAACCGTAGCACCAAGTTCCATTAAAATGCAGGTTTGATACCCCGAACCGGTTCCTATTTCGAGTACTTTATCTCCTTTTTTAATGTGCAGCAGTTCACTCTGGTAAGCAACGGTATAAGGCTGTGATATGGTTTGACCATCACCTATCGGAAAGGCAATATCCTTGTAAGATTGATTCCAGAAAGTTTCGTCAAAAAAGAAATGCCGTGGAACTTTACCAATGGCTTTTAACACATTTTCATCTTCAATCCCACGAGATCTTAACAGCTCTACCAGATTTTTTCTCGCACCACGTTCTCGGTAATTATCAACAAATTTATACGCCATGAGCTTCAAAATTAGCGTTTCTTAAACGGTGATACAAGGGTAAAATGAGAGAATGATTGAATTAGTGAATGATCACCTGAATTAGAGAATGATACATTTTCCACATTTAAAGAAGGATTGAATGATAGAATAATTGAATGATTGAGTTTTGAATGATTGAATGATTGAGTTTTATATGATTGGTCTAACATTCTCGAATTCATTCATTGAATCATTCAATCATATTCTAATTCATTCATTGAATCATTCCTTAATACGGATCGACATCTATTTGAGTAAAAACCCCTTTAAATTCTTTGGTTGCATTAAATTCGGTCAGGGTTTCTCTTAACGCATCTTTAACTTTTTGAATGGCAGTATGTTTGTCTGCTTTGATGATGATCTGTTTGATGTAAAGATTTCTCACACGGCTTATCAGTGGCTGCTCGGGACCTAAAACCCTTTTACCAAATTTTGCTTTAAGGATATTGGCTAATGTAAAAGCAGCATGATCTAAAACATGAGAATCTTTATGTTTGATGTACAAAAATATCATTCTCGAAAAAGGTGGATACAAGAATTTCTCCCGTTCCGCAATCTCATCGTTGTACATGCCTTCATAATCGTTGTTCACCACCTGTTTGATGATCCGGTTTTCGGCATCGTATGTCTGGATGCAAACATTTCCCTGGTCGGCCCTTCTACCTGCCCTGCCTGCAACCTGCGCCAATAACTGGAAACTACGCTCGTAAGCACGGAAATCAGGATAACCAAGCAAAGTATCGGCATTAATTACACCAATCAGGTTCAGGTTATCGAAATCCAGTCCTTTGGCCACCATTTGTGTACCGATTAATATATCTGTTTTCTTTTCCTGAAAGTCGTTTAAAATCTGCTGCAGTCCATTTTTGGTTCGCGTACTGTCCATATCTAAACGGGCAATGGTCACTTCTGGATAAAGTAATCTGAGTTCTTCTTCAATACGTTCGGTACCAAATCCTTTTTGCTCCACATGCACAGAACCGCATGCCGGACAGATATTAACACTGCTCTGCTGATAACCGCAATAGTGGCAATGTAATTTTCCACTGCTTTTATGATAGGTTAAACTTACATCGCAGTTTACACATTTCGGCGTATAACCACAGGTGGCACAAATGAGAATGGTGGCATAACCTCTCCTGTTCTGAAACAACACAATCTGTTCTTTTTTAGAAAGCGCCAGATCGATATCCTTGATCAATACGCTCGAAAAATACGAACTCATTGTTTTTTTCTTCGTTTCTTCCGAAATGCTCACTACCTGTTGGTTTGGCAATTGAACTCCACCAAAACGTTCTTTCATCTCTACCAGTCCGTACTTGCCCTGTAAGGCATTGTAATAACTTTCTAAAGATGGTGTAGCCGAACCCAAAACCACTTTTGCCTGATGCAGGTATCCTAAATAAATGGCTGCATCTCTGGCCTGATAACGTGGAGCCGGATCATATTGTTTATATGAGGGTTCATGCTCTTCGTCAACCACGATTAATTTTAAATGCTGAAACGGAAGAAAAACAGCTGAACGTGCGCCTAGGATTACTTTATATGCTCCTGTTCTTACCTTATTCCAGATTTCTACCCTTTCACTATTGTTGAATTTAGAATGGTACACCCCTATCGAATTACCGAAATAACGTTTAATCCGTTCTACAATCTGTGTGGTCAAGGCAATTTCAGGAAGCAGGAATAATACCTGTCCATCTGTATTCTGGATAATTTTTTCAATCAGTTTAATATAAACCTGTGTTTTTCCTGATGCGGTAACCCCGTGCAGCAAAACCACCTCTTTTTCTTCAAAATACTCATTAATCTGACTTAAAGCTTTCTGCTGACCTTCATTTAATTGGAAATTTACACTAAATTCTTCATCATGGGCAGCCAAACGACTTACGGGCCTCTTCATTACCACAAAAATATCCTTATCGGTTAAGGCTTTTAATGCGGCTGGTCCACAGTTGCTTTCGGCCAAAAGCTGTTCTTTAGAAATCGGCAGGTTAGATTTTTGCAGTTTAAGATATCCCAGTAAGGCATCCAGTTGTTTCGGCGCTTTATCGAGTACATTGAACAGTTGCTTTAAATTTTCCTGGTCGCTGTAAAAATCGTTCAATATAACAAACGATTTAAGTAATGGTTTATACTTCTGCACCACCTCTTCGGCCACCAGAATCAACTCTTTATCCAATAAATGATTGATAATCGGATAAACGGTTTTCTGCCCGAGTAGTTTAGAAACATCGTTAACTGTCAGTTTTTCTTGTTGTTTTAATGCATTAACAATGATTTCCTCTTTATCAGTAAGTTCAGTATCCTCATTATAGTCCTCACGGAGGATCAAAATGGTTTCGCTCGCCAGTTTTAAACTTGCCGGCAGTGCGGCCGCCATCACATCCCCTTCATTGCACATGTAATAATTGGTCATCCAGGTCCAGAATTTAAGCTGGGTTGGCGTAATTACAGGCTCATTATCCACAACATCGATAATGTATTTTGCCTCGTACACGGTTGGCGGAACGGTGCTAATACCACTGATCAAAGCTGTATAAATGCGGTGCTTGCCAAACTGAACTACCACACGTTTACCGACGGCAATTTGGTCATTTAAATCAAAAGGTACACGATAAGTATAGTTTTTCGCCAAAGATAAAGGCAAAATAACTTCAACAAAAAGTGTTTCTCTTTCTGCAAAAATATCGTTTTCGAAACTGTTCATTATTTATCTTTAAATGCTGCAAAAAAGAGCATAATCCATCCCAACACCAATAAAAGTCCACCGATAGGCGTTAACGGACCAATAAATTCCGTAAAACCCAGGTGCGATATACTCCGCGTTGCCAACAAATACAGCGAGCCCGAAAAAAGAATAATCCCAAATGTAAAACAGAAATAAGCGATATTAATCAGCTTGTTCCGGTAGCGGGCAAAAGTAGAAAGGTATAATAACGCAAAGGTATGATAGAACTGATAATCAACACCTTTTTGCCAGATTTCCAATGATGGTGCATCGATTAAAGCTTTTAAGCCATGTGCCCCGAAGGCACCCAGTAAAACAGCAACAGCACCAAAAAAAGAAGCAGTAAGGATTATTCGTTTATTCATAATGATTTGCTAGTAGCAATCGCTAAATTAATAAATTGACAAAGAACTTCTCACTAATCAATGTAATAAATTAAATTTGTTGCACAGCAGATGAAAAAAATCGTAATTCTAACAAGTGCATTATTTTTAGGTGTAGCCTTTATGGCTTACCTCTATTTTTCGAAATTGGGTACGGATAATGACGCGAAAGACCTGGCACTACAATCTGCAACCAATAATGCCGCCCTGGTATTTTCTTTTCAGAATGATAAAGGTTTTTACGATATCATGGAAGGCCAGCACCTTATCCAGCAGGTTTTGGGGAAAGATAAAATGAACCTTTTGAGATTGTTAAAAACCGGCGTTATCGATGATAATGGTCTTAACAAATACCTGAAAGATCAACAGGTGTACATTAGCATACTCCCCGACTCGAATAAGACTTTAAATTTCCTGATTACCTTACAGATCCAACCGGATAACGACATTAAAAAATTTTACGAACAGCTAAAAACCAAAAAGGCAATCAGCGAAAATTCAAAAGAACTTTATACGGTTAAGTTAAATGATAGCTTGTCGGTTTATCTGGGGGTTCATGGACAGGTGTTAACCGTTTCTACCTCATTAAAGTTAATTAACAACGCCAATGTACGTTTAACCGAAAATCCATTTACCGAGTATATTAAGGAGAATAACCGCCAGATTAAAAATGTGCTGGCACATGTTTACATCAACTTTAACCAGGCTCCTTTATTATTAAAGAATATTATTGCCGGAAATATTAACGGAGAAATTGCAATTTTCAATAAACAGAACAGTTTTGCGGTACTCAATTACAATTTTAGTAAGGAAAAAATCCTTTTCAGTGGAAATACGGAGTTAAAAGATCAGCAAAACTACCTTAAACTGTTCGAAAATACAGTACCACAAAATACTTCGATACAGAATATCCTGCCTGATAATACTGCAAATTATGTCCTATATGCTTATGAAGATTATAAACAATGGCTAAAAAAGCTAAATAACTGGCAAGAACAGGCGAAATTAAATGAAAAAAGCAGTACAGTTATCAAAAAGGTAAAGGATGAATATAGAATAGACCTGAATTATATATTCCCGGTTTATACGAAGAACCAATTTATACTTTTCCAGTTAAGCACTACCGAAAAATTAGGGGCAATCTCCTTATCAAATGGCGAAAAGGTAAAACAGCTGTTGCTTGATGTGAGTGCTGATTATAACGAAGAGATCAAACTTTTTAAATCAGCAGATATTTTATACAGTTATTTTGGAGAGCCCTTTAAAAAGTTCGGAAGACCATATTATACTATTGTAGATAACAATTTAATTGTGGCCAATAACGCCAGTACCTTACAGTCGTTTTTAAGTGATTATAAAAACAACAGGCTTTTGATCCAAACGCCACAATATTTAGATGCAGTTAACCAGATTTCGACCACTTCGAATGTGAGTTATTACATCAATACCAAAAACTCAGCTGATATTTTCAGAAACAATATCCAGTTGGGGTTTTATAAACATTTAAGGGCCGATAGCGGTTTAAAAAGTTTTGATACTTTTTATTACCAGATGAGTGCAGACCGGAACAAGTTCATTACTAACTTGCTTTTAAACAAATATTTAAAACCAGAAATACCAGATTCGTTAAGTAACCGTTAATAAGAAATCATCCCAGATAAAACTATTTACATGAAGAAACTTTTACTTGCGTTACTGGC
Proteins encoded:
- the priA gene encoding replication restart helicase PriA yields the protein MNSFENDIFAERETLFVEVILPLSLAKNYTYRVPFDLNDQIAVGKRVVVQFGKHRIYTALISGISTVPPTVYEAKYIIDVVDNEPVITPTQLKFWTWMTNYYMCNEGDVMAAALPASLKLASETILILREDYNEDTELTDKEEIIVNALKQQEKLTVNDVSKLLGQKTVYPIINHLLDKELILVAEEVVQKYKPLLKSFVILNDFYSDQENLKQLFNVLDKAPKQLDALLGYLKLQKSNLPISKEQLLAESNCGPAALKALTDKDIFVVMKRPVSRLAAHDEEFSVNFQLNEGQQKALSQINEYFEEKEVVLLHGVTASGKTQVYIKLIEKIIQNTDGQVLFLLPEIALTTQIVERIKRYFGNSIGVYHSKFNNSERVEIWNKVRTGAYKVILGARSAVFLPFQHLKLIVVDEEHEPSYKQYDPAPRYQARDAAIYLGYLHQAKVVLGSATPSLESYYNALQGKYGLVEMKERFGGVQLPNQQVVSISEETKKKTMSSYFSSVLIKDIDLALSKKEQIVLFQNRRGYATILICATCGYTPKCVNCDVSLTYHKSSGKLHCHYCGYQQSSVNICPACGSVHVEQKGFGTERIEEELRLLYPEVTIARLDMDSTRTKNGLQQILNDFQEKKTDILIGTQMVAKGLDFDNLNLIGVINADTLLGYPDFRAYERSFQLLAQVAGRAGRRADQGNVCIQTYDAENRIIKQVVNNDYEGMYNDEIAEREKFLYPPFSRMIFLYIKHKDSHVLDHAAFTLANILKAKFGKRVLGPEQPLISRVRNLYIKQIIIKADKHTAIQKVKDALRETLTEFNATKEFKGVFTQIDVDPY
- the smpB gene encoding SsrA-binding protein, yielding MKNDINIKNKRAYFDYNLLDKYVAGIALLGTEIKAIRQGKANMTDAFCMFIGGNLYVRNLHVSEYSHSSFYHHDIKRDRALLLQKKEIRKLKLKGEEKGYTIVPLRIFINERGFAKMEIALAQGKKEFDKRDSIKDRDTKRELDRAMKR
- a CDS encoding protein-L-isoaspartate(D-aspartate) O-methyltransferase codes for the protein MAYKFVDNYRERGARKNLVELLRSRGIEDENVLKAIGKVPRHFFFDETFWNQSYKDIAFPIGDGQTISQPYTVAYQSELLHIKKGDKVLEIGTGSGYQTCILMELGATVFTIERQENIYNRTIQILPGMGYRPTFYCGDGSKGIAQHAPYDKIIVTAGAPLVPEILLKQLKIGGILVIPVGDEKTQKMVTVIRVSETDYEKIVLDTFRFVPLVGDQAW
- a CDS encoding DUF423 domain-containing protein; its protein translation is MNKRIILTASFFGAVAVLLGAFGAHGLKALIDAPSLEIWQKGVDYQFYHTFALLYLSTFARYRNKLINIAYFCFTFGIILFSGSLYLLATRSISHLGFTEFIGPLTPIGGLLLVLGWIMLFFAAFKDK